Proteins from a genomic interval of Halorussus rarus:
- a CDS encoding MFS transporter, with protein MTDDKRRAPRRGTVGLVAGLFALSAAAAAYEIAPASVLPLVRSSLDVGPTLAGWLVSVMYLTAVVASVPVGVALDRVRVRRAVAVAAVALLVAGAWGWVAATAGAYWWLFASRILGGFAYVVVWNAGANLVGQAVGPEIRATAVGVFTASAPVGFALGQFGSPLLADRFGWPAALPVFAAIAVVGVGVFLGSTRGRRLAVAADTPDRGQVLTLFANRGAWTLYALCFLAFSLYLFLNSWLPSYLTGRLDVSLAVSGLLTAVFPAVGALSRTGSGFVSDRLFGGRRRPVVLLAFVVAVPAVTGFTVVSGVIGAVALLVVAGFAVQITIGLLYTYVPEVVAPAVRTTAISMLTSVGLFGAFAAPIAAGAVIDRAGYRPAFLLAAVVAAVGAALAWYAPDSG; from the coding sequence GTGACCGACGACAAACGTCGCGCTCCCCGCCGAGGGACGGTCGGCCTCGTCGCCGGGCTCTTCGCGCTCTCGGCCGCGGCGGCCGCCTACGAGATAGCGCCGGCCAGCGTCCTGCCCCTCGTTCGGTCGTCGCTCGACGTGGGCCCGACCCTGGCGGGGTGGCTCGTGAGCGTGATGTACCTCACCGCGGTCGTCGCCAGCGTCCCGGTCGGGGTCGCGCTCGACCGAGTGCGGGTGCGCCGGGCCGTCGCGGTCGCGGCGGTCGCGCTGCTGGTCGCGGGCGCGTGGGGCTGGGTCGCCGCCACGGCGGGCGCCTACTGGTGGCTGTTTGCCTCGCGCATCCTGGGCGGGTTCGCCTACGTGGTGGTGTGGAACGCCGGCGCGAACCTGGTCGGGCAGGCGGTAGGACCGGAGATCCGGGCGACCGCCGTTGGCGTGTTCACCGCCAGCGCGCCGGTCGGGTTCGCGCTCGGCCAGTTCGGCAGCCCGCTGCTGGCCGACCGGTTCGGCTGGCCGGCCGCGCTCCCGGTGTTCGCAGCCATCGCGGTGGTCGGGGTCGGCGTCTTCCTGGGCTCGACCCGCGGCCGGCGCCTCGCGGTCGCGGCCGACACCCCCGACCGCGGGCAGGTCCTGACCCTGTTCGCCAACCGCGGCGCGTGGACGCTCTACGCGCTGTGCTTCCTCGCGTTCTCGCTGTACCTGTTCCTCAACTCCTGGCTTCCGAGCTACCTGACCGGGCGGCTGGACGTCTCGCTCGCGGTGAGCGGCCTGCTGACCGCGGTGTTCCCGGCGGTCGGCGCCCTCTCCCGGACGGGCAGCGGATTCGTCTCCGACCGGCTGTTCGGCGGGCGGCGCCGGCCGGTCGTCCTGCTGGCGTTCGTCGTGGCGGTGCCCGCCGTGACGGGGTTCACAGTCGTCTCAGGGGTCATCGGGGCGGTCGCGCTGCTGGTCGTGGCGGGGTTCGCGGTCCAGATCACCATCGGGCTGCTCTACACCTACGTCCCCGAGGTGGTCGCGCCGGCGGTCCGGACCACGGCCATCTCGATGCTGACCAGCGTCGGCCTGTTCGGCGCGTTCGCGGCGCCCATCGCGGCCGGGGCGGTCATCGACCGGGCGGGCTACCGGCCGGCGTTCCTGCTCGCGGCCGTCGTCGCGGCGGTCGGCGCCGCGCTCGCGTGGTACGCGCCCGACAGCGGGTGA